The Pseudomonas alkylphenolica genomic sequence TACTGCGCCGACAGCAACAGCTGCAGTTCGCCGCCCTTGCACGAATGGTCAGCCAGCAGGCTGCGCAGCGTATCCAGGGCCAGGGTGGCGGCCTGGCTGCGCTCGGCGATAAAGCCCAGGCTGCCCAGCCAGTGTTGTTCCGTTCCCAGGCGTTGGCACAGGCCGACTCCCTGGGCGCCGAGCACGGCGATAAAACGATCAGGCGACAAATGTGACACGATTGATCTCCTCCAGAGTGGTCCGGCCATCGCGCACCAGTTCCAGTGCCGAGCTGCGCAGCAGGCGCAGGCCGCGTTGACAGGCCAGGGCCCTGATCTGCGCCAGGGGCCGACGTTCAACAATCATTTGCCGCAGTTCATCGTCCAGGTGCAGCAGTTCAGCGATCGCCGTACGCCCGCGATAACCGCTGCCGCGGCACTGGCCGCAACCGCTGCCGTGCACAAACCGGTAGTGGTCCACCTGCCCCGCTTCCAGGCCGGAAAGGCTGAGCTCTTCATCACTGGGCTGGTGGGGGCTGGCGCAGTGTGGGCAGACCAGGCGAATCAGGCGCTGGGCCAGCACCGCGTTGAGCGCGGAAACGAAGCTGTAGGGGTCGACCTGCATCTGGCTGAAGCGACCGATTACATCGAAGACGTTGTTGGCGTGGATGGTGGTGAACACCAGATGCCCGGTCAGCGCCGACTGCACGGCGATCTGTGCGGTGTCCGGGTCACGGATCTCGCCGACCATGATCTTGTCCGGGTCATGGCGCAGGATCGAGCGCAGGCCGCGGGCGAAGGTCAGGCCTTTTTTCTCGTTGACCGGAATCTGCAGCACCCCCGGCAGTTGATATTCAACCGGGTCTTCGATGGTGATGATCTTGTCCACGCCGTGGTTGATCTCGCTGATCATGGCGTAGAGGGTGGTGGTCTTGCCGCTGCCGGTGGGGCCGGTAACCAGGATCATGCCGTAAGGCTCGTTGGCCAGGCGGCGCAGGCTGCGCAGGGTCTGGTCCTCAAAACCCAGGGCTTGCAGCTGGACGCCGCTGACACGATCGGCCAGGTCCTGTTTGTCGAGCACCCGCAGCACCGCGTCTTCACCAAAAATGCTCGGCATGATCGAGACACGAAAGTCGATCTGGCGGGCGCTGATACCGATCTTGAAGCGACCGTCCTGAGGGACGCGCTTTTCACCGATGTCCAGCTCGGCCATGACCTTGATCCGCGAGATCAC encodes the following:
- a CDS encoding GspE/PulE family protein, with translation METVSLAVVSPQECVPAALGRELLAQARVTAEQSAERLLDTLQRLSGLSPAEFVCRLGATLHYPVLDSQALFAATPLFDRVSLAQCLKREFLFLEHDGQALGVFADPFDTARLAWIDDCLQGAPLYLVEAADLAGFLARHEESFNAVDSLDTESEAVNELDTLQSLSLASISEDQSRVVKLVNSTLYDALKMHASDIHLGVTGTGLVIKYRIDGVLNSISKVSGSEFAEQVISRIKVMAELDIGEKRVPQDGRFKIGISARQIDFRVSIMPSIFGEDAVLRVLDKQDLADRVSGVQLQALGFEDQTLRSLRRLANEPYGMILVTGPTGSGKTTTLYAMISEINHGVDKIITIEDPVEYQLPGVLQIPVNEKKGLTFARGLRSILRHDPDKIMVGEIRDPDTAQIAVQSALTGHLVFTTIHANNVFDVIGRFSQMQVDPYSFVSALNAVLAQRLIRLVCPHCASPHQPSDEELSLSGLEAGQVDHYRFVHGSGCGQCRGSGYRGRTAIAELLHLDDELRQMIVERRPLAQIRALACQRGLRLLRSSALELVRDGRTTLEEINRVTFVA